The nucleotide sequence TGCGTCCGAGGGTTCCGCGTCCACGCAATCGCCCCTGAGCAGGACCATGTCGGAGGTCGCGCCCGCGCCTGCACAGCGCGCGTCTCCTCCGTGGATCGCAGTCGCGGTCGGCTTCGCGGCCCTCCTCGGAGTCGGGCTTTACGTGTTTCAAGACAAACCACATCTCCCGGCCCCGAGCGGCGCCGGCGTCGAACCCGAGTCGGGCACGACGAGCCTCCCCCTCGCCGCATCGAGCATGCCCCCGCCCGCGCCGCCGGAGGCCCCCTCGCCCAGCGCAGGAGCGGCGCCAACGGCGTCCGTGACGGCGCCGCCGCCCGCGCCGCCGCCCGCGCCCACGAGCGCTCCCCGCGCGGCGACGACCTCGACATCCAGCACGAGGGCGAAAGCGACGAGCGCGCCCTCGGCGACCGCGTCGCAGGCGCCGCCCGCGCCCACGACGAAGCCGAGCGGCAAAACACACGAGGGCCTCTTCTGAGGATCGAACGTCCCGCGCGTCGGCGTCACGCCTCCGAAGAGCTCTTTTTGGCGCGGGGGATCCCGTACGCATCCATCCACCGGGTGAGCTGGCGCTCGTGGACACCGAGCAGCCGCGCCGCCTCGCCCTGCACGCGGTTGGTTCGGGCCAGCGCCGCCTCGATGGCCTCCCGCGTCGGGCGCTTCGATGAGCTCCGCTGCGGCTCGCCCGTCGGCGGATCCGCGGGCGGCGCGTCCGCGGCCGAGCCCTCGGCCCGCGCAGAGGCCCGGCTCGCCGCGCGCGCGGCCACGACGCTCAGGTGCTGCACGTCGATCGGACCGTCGCCCATCAGCACGGCCGCGCTCGACAGGGCTCGCTCGAGCTCGCGGATGTTCCCGGGCAATTCGCCGAAGAAGAGCGCGCGCGCCGCCCGCTTCGTGATCGAGACGCTCGATAGGCCCGTCTTGCCGAGGATGTCGGCGACCAGAAACCCGAGATCCTCCCGCCGTCTCCGCAGCGGCGGCAGGAGCGCGACGTACCCCGCGAGCCGCGCCCGGAGATCCGCCCGGAACCGGCTGTCCTCGGAGAAGAGGGCCTCGTTTGTCGCGGCGATCCAGCGTACGTCCACCTTCTGCGCGCGCTCGCCGCCCACCGGCGTCACCTCGCGCTCCTGGATCACGCGTAGCAGGCTCGCCTGGGCGCTCTCCGGGAGATTGCCGAGCTCGTCCAGAAAAACCGTGCCCCCTTCGGCGCTGCGGATGCGGCCTCTTCGCTCCTCGACCGCGCCGCTGAATGCCCCGCGGCGGTGGCCGAAGAGCTCTCCCTCGACGAGGTGATCCGGGATCGCGCCGCAGTCGACCGCCACGAACGGCCCTGCACGACCGCTCGTTTCGTGCACGAACCGCGCGGCGATCTCCTTGCCCGCGCCCGTCTCCGCGAGCAAGAGGACCGGCTGGTCGGTCCGCGCGATGCGCTCGAGGTCCGCCGACATGCTCGCGAGCTCGGGGCACAAGGTGCGCGTCGGGCCGTGCTGGATCCCCTGGGGGAGCGAGGCCAAACGCACCGCCACGCGTGGCTCGACCAGGCGATACACGAGGAGCGAGTGGCCGATCTCGAGGAGGTCCCCATCGACGAGGGCCCGCGGCCCCTCGATGCGCTCGCCGTTCACGAACGTGCCGAGCTTGCTGCCGAGGTCCTCGAGCACGTCGGCGCCACGGCGGCGGACGAGGCGCGCGTGGGCGCGTGACACGAAGGGATCGGGCAGGAGCAGCGTGCTGCCCGCGAGCGCCGCGGGCCGGACCTCCGGGGCGCGCCCCACCTCGTATTTCGCGCCCTCGCGGGTGATCGGGGGCAGGATCCGCGAATCGGCCGCGAGCAGATCGTCGTAACGCAGCACGAAGACGAGCAGGCCGACGGTCTTCTGCTGGACCGAATGTTCCTGTTCCGTTTGGGTCGTGAGCAGAGGCCGAGCCATACGCGAGGCGGATCCTAGGCGAGGCTCCCGGCGCGCTGCAAGCGTGGCCTCGCCGGGTGTCCGGACACCTCGCCGCGATGTCCGGACACCCGGGGCCCTGCGCCGCGCCCGCGGCGCCGATTTCCCAGCAATATCGAGGGCTCGCGTCGTGGCACGAGCGTTGCGATAGCGTCCTCCCGAGGCGCGCGACGGAGAGTCCGGCGCGCCGCACCACACGCAAAACGCAAACCCAAGTGGAGGCTCCCATGACGCTCTCGAATTCCCTCTTCGGCCTGACCCTCGTGTTCCTCTCCTGTGCTTCGATGGGCTGCGCCGTCGATTCGATGGATCCCGAGATGACCGACGGCGACGCTGCGTTCGTGATCGACGACGAGGACGAGGACGTCGCCGAGGCCGAGGCCGAGCTCGTCGTCGAGTGCAAGATCCAGCCCTTCGGCGACTCGCTCACCGCGGGCATCGGCGGGATCGACGGATATCGCGGCCAGCTCGTCCTGTTTCCCCCGGCCGTGGGGGCCCCGATCCGGATGGCGGGCCTCTCGGGCGCTTATTCGTCGTACAACCTCTGGGCGGCCGGCCAGCACCTACACTCGGGGTATCCGGGGTTCCGCGTCGATGAGCTCACGCCGTGGATCCAGACCAATTACGTCGGCGCGAACGTCATCCTCGTGCACGCCGGGACGAACGACCTCCTGCAGGGGCAAGGTCACCTCAATGCGGCGTACGATCTCGACATCATGGTCCGCTGGCTCCTCGCGTTCAACCCGACGGCGCGGATCCTCGTGGCGAAGATCATCCCGCTCGCGGGGGTGTACGCCCCGCTCAACGCCGAGGTGAATGCGTACAACGTTTACGTCGACGGCATCGTCTCGACGCTGAAGGCGCAAGGTCACGTGAAGGTCGACGTGGTCGACATGAACACAGGCTTCCCGACGGCGACGCTCGCCGCCGACGGCATCCACCCGGACGCCTACGGTTATGCCTGGATGGCAGACAAATGGCGGCAGAAGCTCAACACGCTCGGGTGCTTCTGACCGGCGAGCATCTGGCTGTTCACACCCCGGTCCCCCTACTTACGCTCGTCGTCGCCCAGGGGTAGAGTCGGACCGCTCTTGTACAAAGGAGGCTTGGGTGAAGAACTACGTCAGCATTGCTTGGACACTCTCGATCCTCGCCGTGGGTTGTGGAGGCGCAGAGGATTCGTGTCCCACGGGTGGCAAGGGCACCCTGAACCTCACCGTCTCCGGGCTGCCCGAAGCCGTCTCCGCCGCCCTGGTGTTGCAGGCGCCTGAGGGCCCGCCGACGGCGACGAGCGCGGGCCGGCTCGAGGGCGTCCCGAGCGGCACATGGACGGTGTCCGCCGAGCCGGTCGCCGCTCCCGGCGGGCTCGTTCGTGCTGCCTACGACGCGCCCGACGGCGTCGAGGTGTGCGTCCCCGCGGACGATGGGGTCGACGTGGACGTGGCGTATGCCCTCATCGCCTCCAGCGCCAAGCTCTGGATCGGCGCGCAGAACAGCCCCGCGCCGCTCCTCGCCTGGGCCGAGGAGGCGCTCGGCGCCACGGGAACCGTCGCACCCGCGGTGGAGACCGGTCCATGGACGTCGCCGCGCCCGCAACCGAGCTCTCGGCACCGGCGGGGCTCGCGTTCGACGCCGCGGGCAACCTCTGGGTGGCGTATTTCGGACCCAACGTGATTGCCCGCCTCACGCCGGACGACCTTTCGGGCTCGGGCGAAAAGCCGGTGACGCCGGCGGTACAGCTCGAGCTGGGAGTCAGCGCGCTGCTCGACGGGCTGGCCTTCGACGAGGAAGGCGGCCTCTGGACGCCGCTGGCCAACGGCCAGCTCGGGCGCTTCGCGCCGTCCCAGCTCTCGGCCTCGGGTACCGTCACGCCCGAGACCGTGCTTTCCACGAGCGAGCTCGGGGCCGCGCACGGCGTGGCGATCTACCCGGCGCCGGCAGGGTTACCGCTTCATCACCGGCTGCCTTGAGTGCCCGCGTACGTCGGGCTTCTACCCCCGCCCGCTATACGCCGCCCTCCTCCGCGATCGGGAGTGTACATCGAAACGTCGCCCCCTCGCCGGGGTTGTTCTCGGCCCAGAGCCGACCTCCGTGCGCCTCCACGATCGATCGGCTGATCGCCAGGCCCACGCCGAGCCCCTCGGCCTTCGTCGTGAAGAAGGCCTCGAAGATCCGCTCCAGGTCCTCCTGCGCGATTCCCTTGCCCGCGTCCTCGACCGAGAGTGACACCCGATCCTTGCCGTCGCTGCGGGTCCGCACGACCACGAGCCGCCCGCCGGCCGGGCGATCCGCGACCGCGTCGAGCCCATTGACCACCAGATTGAGCAGCACCTGCTGGAGCTGGATACCATCACCTCGCACCCGCGGCAGGCGCGGACCGAGGTCGAGCCGCAACGTCGCGCCCCGGAGGAGCGCGTCATTGCCCACGAGCCGCGCCACCTCGCGCGCCAGCTCGTTCAGATCCAGCGCGTCCGCACGTGGCGCCCCCTTCTTCAGCATTGCCCGCATTCGCTGGATGATCGTCCCCGCGCGGCGGTCGTCCTCCACGATGTCGCCGAGCGCCAGGAGGGCCTCGGACACGTCCGGCGGCGACCTTTGCAGGAGACGCCGCGCCGCCTGCGCATTGCTGAGGATCGCGGCGAGCGGCTGGTTCAGCTCGTGCGCGATCGAGGTCGCGAGCTCGGTCATCGCGGCCACGCGATTGAGGTGCGCGAGGCGCTGATTCGTCGCCATGAGCTCGTCGGTCCTGCGCACGACCTCCGCTTCCAGCGAGTCCCGCGCCCGCGCGAGCTCCGCGGCCGCTCGCTCGAGCTCGGCGTTTTTCTCCGCGAGCGCCCGCGCCCCGGCGCGGACGGCGACCTGCGCCCGCACCCGGGCCGCGAGCTCGGCGCGCACGAAGGGTTTGGTCACATAATCGACCGCGCCGAGCTCCAGCCCGCGCACGCGGCTCGCCGTGTCGGAGAGCGAGGTCATGAAGATGATCGGGATGTCCCGCGTCGCCGGATCCGCCTGCAGCCGCCTGCAGACCTCGAAGCCATCCATGTCGGGCATCAGCGCGTCGAGCAGCACGAGATCGGGCGCCTCGCGCCGGACCTGCCGCAGGACCATCTCGCCGTCGAGCGCCACGGCGAGGGCGAAGGGCTGACCCGCGAGGGCGTCCGAGAGGAGCTTCAGGCTCTGGGGGTCGTCGTCGACGAGCAGGACGAGGGGCGCTCGCATCGTTGACATGCTCGGCGATCCAGGCGAGAAATTCCAGACATGCAGCATCATGTTCTCCCCTGCAGGCAGCGATGACCCAACCGGAGCGCACCGTCTTCGTGGTGGACGACGACCCCTCCGTGTTGCGCGGGCTGGAGCGGCTCCTGCGTTCGGCGGGGTACGTGGTCGAGGCCTATGCCTCCCCCCGCGGGTTCCTCGAACACGCGCAGGATCGGCCGGGGTGCGTGGTCGTGGACCTTCGCATGCCCGAGATCAGCGGCCTCGATCTGCAGGAGGAGCTCGCGCGACGAGGTTTCCCTCTCCCCTTGGTGTTCTTGACCGGCCACGGCGACGTGCCGAGCTCGGTGCGGGCGATGAAGGCGGGCGCGATCGATTTCCTCTCGAAGCCCTGCGACGACACGGACCTGCTCGCGGCGGTGGAGCGTGCGCTCGCGCGTGATGCAGCGGCGCGCGCGGCGCGGGAGGAGATCCGGACGATCCAGGCTCGTTTCACGGAGCTCACGCCGCGCGAGCGCGAGGTATGCATGCTCGTCGCGCGGGGCCTGCTCAATAAGCAGATCGCCGCGGAGCTCGGCGCGGCCGAGAAGACGATCAAGGTGCACCGGGGTCGCGTCATGGAGAAGCTCGGCGTGGAGTCGGTCGCGGAGCTCGTGCGGCTCGTGGATCGGATGGAAGGCGCCTGAGGCGCGACGAGGGGTATCAGGTCCGCGCCGCCGAGACCATGGGACCAAAGTCCTACAGGCCGGGTCCCGCGAGCGCGGCGCAGAGCTCGCGGAGCTGGAACGACTCCGCCATCGCCCGCACCTCGGCGGCCCACACGGAGAGCCGCGCGTCCTCCGCTTCAATGGTGTCGAGCTTCTTCAAGACCTCCGGAATGCGCCCCCGCTCGGCGAGGTCGAGGAGCTCGGCCATCACCTCCGCGGGCGGCTCGACGCGGGGGGCGGTCTCCTCCGTTTCTTCGGTCATTCCCCGAGGCGCGTGAATCCACGTGAGGCCGAGCCGACGCCCGAGCACGTCGAAGAGGGCCGAGAGGCGCACCGGTTTGGGGAGGAATTCGTCGCAGCCCGCGTCCCTGGCGCGCCTCTGCGGAGCCTCGTCCACGCTGGCGGAGGAGGCGACCAGGGGCAAACCGGCGAGGGCGGGCGTCTTGCGAATGCGCCGCGCGACCTCGTCGCCGCCGATGTCGGGCAGAGCGAGGTCGAGGATCACGAGATCGGGCTGCTGCACCCCGAGGGTCGAAAGCGCTCCCTCGCCGTCCTCGCAGAGCAGGACCTCGAATCCGATAGGGCCGAGGGCGTCCCGCAAGAACGCACGATTGCCCTCGTTGTCGTCGACCACGAGGACGACGCGCCTCGCGCCCTCGTAACCCACGACGACGTCGTCCGGAGCCGCCTCGCCGATCGGACCCTCTTCGTCGACGACGGGCAGCCGCAGCGCCACCGTGAATGTGCTCCCCTCGCCGGGCACACTCTCCACGTCGAGCCGGCCTCCCATTTGCTCCACGATCCTGCGGCTGATGGTGAGCCCGAGCCCGGCGCCCTGGGCGCGCGCCCCCCGATCGCCGGCCTGCTCGAACGGGTCGAAGATCCGCGCGAGGTCCGCGGGCGCGATCCCCGGGCCCGTGTCCTCCACCCGAAAGACGAATTCGTCCCCGCGCGCCTCGACGCGCAGGCCGACGCTCCCCTCGCGGGTGAACTTCACCGCATTGCCGAGCAGGTTCAGGAGCACCTGCGTCAATCGTTTTTCGTCGACGAGCACCCACATCGGCGCGCCCTTCGGCGGCTCGTAGTGAAACCCGAGCCCCTTCTGCTCCGCGCGCACCCGACACAGATCCGCGACGCTTTGCAGGAGCGCCGGGAGGTGGACCTCCGACGTGGCGAGCTCCATCTTGCCCGCCTCGATCCGGGCGAGATCGAGCACGTCGTCGATGAGCGCGAGCAGGTGCTCGCCCGATCGCTGCACGACGCCGAGCCCCGCGAGATCCTCGCGCGAGAGCCGCGGGGACCGGGCGAGGAGCTGCGTGTAGCCGAGGATGCCATTGAGCGGCGTGCGCAGCTCGTGGCTCATGCTGGCGAGGAAGCTCGATTTCGCGCGGTTCGCCACGTCGGCCGCCTCCTTGGCCACTTTCAGCGCCGTCGTCCGCTCTTCCACGATCTCTTCGAGCTCCTCGTTCCGCCGCGCGAGCGCCCGGACGCGGAGTCGTACCCCACCCGCCACGAGCCCCGAAGCCACGACGGCATACCCCAGGTACGCCCACCACGTCCGCCAGGGCGCGGGTCTCACCTCGAATGCAATCGAAGCCGGGCCGGCGATGGCGCCCGCGTGATCACGACCCCAGACCTGGAACGTGTACGCGCCCGCTGGCAGGTTCGTGTATCGCACCTTCGCGTCCGCGCTCCATTCGCTCGGCGCCGCGTCGAAGCCGACCATCTGCGTGCGGTAACGCGTGCTCGGCTCGTGGAGGAAGTGGAGCAATGCGTAATCGAACGACACCGTGTTCCGGTCCCAGGCGAGAGAGGCGCCCGGCGCGAGCGCGAGCGCGCCATCCCCAGCACGCGCGGACGTGAACACGAGGGGCCAGGCCGCGAGCTCCGGGACCTCTTCCGCCGGATCGAAGACCGCCGCGCCCTCGGTCGTGCCCACCCAGACGCGCCCGCGGCTGTCGACCCAGGAGGCGCTTCCATTGCATTCGTCGCCCGGCAGCCCGTCCTCGCGCGTGAAGGCATAGACGGTGAACTCCGCAGCGTCCTCCGGCGTCGGTGCGCGCGGGGTCAGGCGCGCGACGCCGCGGTTGGTCCCGAGATACACGCGCCCGAGGGCGTCCGCGCGCGCGAGCGCCACGGTGCTGTCCGGCAAAGGCGGGGTCGATTTCTCGTCGAGGCCCCGGAGCCACGCCTCGGCGTCGAGATCGTACCGCGCGACGCCTCCGCCCGCCGTGCCGATCCAGAGGATCCGTGCCCCGCGCGTGTCGCGCAGCTCGGCGAGCGTCGCGATGAGGTCGGCGCGGAGGGGCGAATTCGTGGTCGTGTACCTCCGCCACGCGCCGTCGTCGTCGAGCCGCGACAGCCCCTTGGTCGTCCCGAACCAGGTCGCCGTCCCCCCGCCGGGGCGCGTGGTCTCCAGAATGGCGATGAGGTTCTCGTGGATGAGGCCCTCGCGGCTCTCCTTGTAGACGGGCCCCTTGCCATTCTCGTCGAGGCGCGCGGCGCCCGCCGTCGTCCCGACCCAGAGGGTACGCCCGTCGAGCGATTCGCTGGCGGCGTACACGACCTCGTACGGCAGCGACGAGTTCTGCCGGGTGAAGGTGGAAAGTTCCCCGTTGGCCCAGCGGTGGAGCCCCTTGGTGTATCCGCCCGCCCAGACCACGCCGGGCTTTTGCCGCGAAGGCAGGAGGAAAGAGAGCCACGGGCTCGTCGCGGCGGCATCCTCGGGGGAGAGGACCGGCGTGAAGCCGGAATCGGAGGACCGGAGGAGCTGATTGCGCACGGCGAGCCATATCTCGGGCGCGCCGCCGGGCGCGACGACCTCCGCGACGCTACGCACGGCGCCTGGCACGCCCGCATTGCGCTCGGTGAAGCCGACCCAGCCATCGTGCCGCAGGCGTCCGAGGCCCCCGGTCTCGGTGCCGATCCACAACGTGCGGCCGCCATGCGCTCCCCCGCTCGACAGGAGCGAATTGAGGTAATCGTCCGGCAGGGCGCTGTTCTGCTTGGTCAGCGTCGTCCACACCCCGTCCTGCCATCGGGCGATGCCCCCGCCGTCGGTGGCGACCCAGAGCGTCCGTTTCCCCGAGCCGCTCACGGTCTCGGCGAGCGCGCGGATGAGCGGGGCCGGGAGGGCCCCGCCCGAGGCCGCGACGAGCTCCCAGCGCCCCTCGGCGTACCGGACGAGGCCCTTGGCCGTGCCGACCCAGAGCACGCCGCGGTGTCCCTCGTCGGTCGTTTCGAGGAGCGCAGTGACCACCTTCTCCGGCGGGACGTTCTCCGCGAGGGGCTCGATGGGCGCGCAGCGAAGCTCCTCGCAGTGCACGAGACCTCGGCCCGTGCCGACCCAGAGCGTCGGCTCGCCGCTCGGGAGCCTCCCAGGTTGCAGGGCGCGGACGTCCACGCGCTCGAGCCCCAGCCCGAGATCGACACGGGTGAAACGCTCGCCCTCGAACCGATAGAGTCCGTCGAATGTCCCCGCCCAGAGCGCAAACCCATTCGCGGAAGGCGCCTCGACGAGCGCGACGACCTCCCGCCCAGCCGTGAGGCCTTCGCCGGCCTCGAAGCGCGTGAAGCTCGCGTTCGCGTAACGAAGGACGTGGCCGCTGAACATGCCGAACCAGACGGCGCCGTCGCGCGTCCCGGCGACCGCCTGCACCCAGCTCGACGCCTGCTCGGGCGGCAATGACAGATGCGTGAAGTGGCGCCCGTCGTAGTGGGCTACGCCGCCCTGCGTGCCGATCCACAGGTGGCCCGCGGCGTCGAAGGCGATGGCTTCGACGGTGCTCTGCGGGATGCCGTCATCCAGGCCAAACGTGCGGATCCAGGGCACGCCGCGGGCCTGGATGTCGGGGGCGGCGAAGGAGGCGCGCGCCGGCGTCGCGACGAGCGCGCCGGCGAGGACGGCGACGAGGCGACGGCTCACACGGGCGGATGCTACATGGGGTGCGGCGTCGTCGTGAAGGGCTGTTCTCCGAGGGCGCCTGACGAAGGGGCCACGCTCACGGCCGCGAGAAATGCCCCTCGAGCCAGGGGATCATCCTCTCGATGTCGTGCTTGATCGTGCCGAAATGGACGCCGAGATCAGGGACGATCGGGACCCCCGAGCCCAGCTCGTAGAGCTCGTATTCGACGAGGTCCCCATTCAGGAAGACGAGCTGATCCACGAGCTTCCTGGTGTTGACGGCGAGGACACGCGTATCGGCGGCGGCCTGCACGATCCGGACGGGCGCTTCGATCGGCAGGGCCGGGTGCATACGCTCGAGCTGCCGGAAGAACTTGCTCTTGCTCGGGTTTTGCCTCGGATTGAAGATGTCGGTCCCCACGAGCCCGCCCCAGGAGTCCGACTCGCTCAGGCGGCCGCGGGAGTACCGCTCGAGATGCGGGAAGACCTCGTAAGCCCTGTCGGAGAGCAGCTCCCGGGGATCGATGGTGGGGTCGCCGCCCATGGCGCCCGTGAGGAAGAGGCCGGGGAAAGCGTAGCCGTCGAAGGGCGTCTCCTTGTGCTGGGAGGCGCCCACGACGAGGTCGACGATCGAGGAGGAGGGCGCGACGGC is from Polyangium spumosum and encodes:
- a CDS encoding response regulator transcription factor, with the translated sequence MTQPERTVFVVDDDPSVLRGLERLLRSAGYVVEAYASPRGFLEHAQDRPGCVVVDLRMPEISGLDLQEELARRGFPLPLVFLTGHGDVPSSVRAMKAGAIDFLSKPCDDTDLLAAVERALARDAAARAAREEIRTIQARFTELTPREREVCMLVARGLLNKQIAAELGAAEKTIKVHRGRVMEKLGVESVAELVRLVDRMEGA
- a CDS encoding GDSL-type esterase/lipase family protein, with product MTLSNSLFGLTLVFLSCASMGCAVDSMDPEMTDGDAAFVIDDEDEDVAEAEAELVVECKIQPFGDSLTAGIGGIDGYRGQLVLFPPAVGAPIRMAGLSGAYSSYNLWAAGQHLHSGYPGFRVDELTPWIQTNYVGANVILVHAGTNDLLQGQGHLNAAYDLDIMVRWLLAFNPTARILVAKIIPLAGVYAPLNAEVNAYNVYVDGIVSTLKAQGHVKVDVVDMNTGFPTATLAADGIHPDAYGYAWMADKWRQKLNTLGCF
- a CDS encoding ATP-binding protein is translated as MSRRLVAVLAGALVATPARASFAAPDIQARGVPWIRTFGLDDGIPQSTVEAIAFDAAGHLWIGTQGGVAHYDGRHFTHLSLPPEQASSWVQAVAGTRDGAVWFGMFSGHVLRYANASFTRFEAGEGLTAGREVVALVEAPSANGFALWAGTFDGLYRFEGERFTRVDLGLGLERVDVRALQPGRLPSGEPTLWVGTGRGLVHCEELRCAPIEPLAENVPPEKVVTALLETTDEGHRGVLWVGTAKGLVRYAEGRWELVAASGGALPAPLIRALAETVSGSGKRTLWVATDGGGIARWQDGVWTTLTKQNSALPDDYLNSLLSSGGAHGGRTLWIGTETGGLGRLRHDGWVGFTERNAGVPGAVRSVAEVVAPGGAPEIWLAVRNQLLRSSDSGFTPVLSPEDAAATSPWLSFLLPSRQKPGVVWAGGYTKGLHRWANGELSTFTRQNSSLPYEVVYAASESLDGRTLWVGTTAGAARLDENGKGPVYKESREGLIHENLIAILETTRPGGGTATWFGTTKGLSRLDDDGAWRRYTTTNSPLRADLIATLAELRDTRGARILWIGTAGGGVARYDLDAEAWLRGLDEKSTPPLPDSTVALARADALGRVYLGTNRGVARLTPRAPTPEDAAEFTVYAFTREDGLPGDECNGSASWVDSRGRVWVGTTEGAAVFDPAEEVPELAAWPLVFTSARAGDGALALAPGASLAWDRNTVSFDYALLHFLHEPSTRYRTQMVGFDAAPSEWSADAKVRYTNLPAGAYTFQVWGRDHAGAIAGPASIAFEVRPAPWRTWWAYLGYAVVASGLVAGGVRLRVRALARRNEELEEIVEERTTALKVAKEAADVANRAKSSFLASMSHELRTPLNGILGYTQLLARSPRLSREDLAGLGVVQRSGEHLLALIDDVLDLARIEAGKMELATSEVHLPALLQSVADLCRVRAEQKGLGFHYEPPKGAPMWVLVDEKRLTQVLLNLLGNAVKFTREGSVGLRVEARGDEFVFRVEDTGPGIAPADLARIFDPFEQAGDRGARAQGAGLGLTISRRIVEQMGGRLDVESVPGEGSTFTVALRLPVVDEEGPIGEAAPDDVVVGYEGARRVVLVVDDNEGNRAFLRDALGPIGFEVLLCEDGEGALSTLGVQQPDLVILDLALPDIGGDEVARRIRKTPALAGLPLVASSASVDEAPQRRARDAGCDEFLPKPVRLSALFDVLGRRLGLTWIHAPRGMTEETEETAPRVEPPAEVMAELLDLAERGRIPEVLKKLDTIEAEDARLSVWAAEVRAMAESFQLRELCAALAGPGL
- a CDS encoding sigma 54-interacting transcriptional regulator yields the protein MARPLLTTQTEQEHSVQQKTVGLLVFVLRYDDLLAADSRILPPITREGAKYEVGRAPEVRPAALAGSTLLLPDPFVSRAHARLVRRRGADVLEDLGSKLGTFVNGERIEGPRALVDGDLLEIGHSLLVYRLVEPRVAVRLASLPQGIQHGPTRTLCPELASMSADLERIARTDQPVLLLAETGAGKEIAARFVHETSGRAGPFVAVDCGAIPDHLVEGELFGHRRGAFSGAVEERRGRIRSAEGGTVFLDELGNLPESAQASLLRVIQEREVTPVGGERAQKVDVRWIAATNEALFSEDSRFRADLRARLAGYVALLPPLRRRREDLGFLVADILGKTGLSSVSITKRAARALFFGELPGNIRELERALSSAAVLMGDGPIDVQHLSVVAARAASRASARAEGSAADAPPADPPTGEPQRSSSKRPTREAIEAALARTNRVQGEAARLLGVHERQLTRWMDAYGIPRAKKSSSEA
- a CDS encoding ATP-binding protein encodes the protein MRAPLVLLVDDDPQSLKLLSDALAGQPFALAVALDGEMVLRQVRREAPDLVLLDALMPDMDGFEVCRRLQADPATRDIPIIFMTSLSDTASRVRGLELGAVDYVTKPFVRAELAARVRAQVAVRAGARALAEKNAELERAAAELARARDSLEAEVVRRTDELMATNQRLAHLNRVAAMTELATSIAHELNQPLAAILSNAQAARRLLQRSPPDVSEALLALGDIVEDDRRAGTIIQRMRAMLKKGAPRADALDLNELAREVARLVGNDALLRGATLRLDLGPRLPRVRGDGIQLQQVLLNLVVNGLDAVADRPAGGRLVVVRTRSDGKDRVSLSVEDAGKGIAQEDLERIFEAFFTTKAEGLGVGLAISRSIVEAHGGRLWAENNPGEGATFRCTLPIAEEGGV